GATGGTTCTTCTCTGAGTCATCTTCCTCGGTAGAGCCTGCTGTGGTATTTGTTGtagtgctgctgccactgcgGTTTACTTTATGGCGGGACCCTGTTGAGGCTGACGCCTGTTGCCATGgcaggcagctcagcagcattCAGCTCTGCAGCTATTCCCCTCCAGGGAGCAAGAGCTGTGCTTCCCGTCTTCCACTTGTCCTCTGATGCAGATAAAGCTACAGACAGAAACCACTCTCTGAGCTTGCATAAGCCTTTCATTAGCCTGTCTTGCAGACAGGGCATGGAGAAATGAAGTGTTTTGCTGCTGATCTGtctgtggctggagcaggaacTGGGTACTATGTTAAATTTGTGCAGTCTTTCCCAGGTTAACTTTGTTGATTCAAAGCTCTAGTGGCTGTGAAAGGTGCCTATTGAAATAATAGAAACAAAACAGTTTGACAAAATACAGTCATGCCATGAAAAATCACACAGGCATAACTTTTGTCTCACGTGTGACAGAGGCTCTCTAGCTGCCTCTCTCCTACAGAAAAATATGGAATTGGAGAATGTTGAACTGTAACGTCCCCTgtaatttattcttttgttgCATATGGAAAGGCAAGAAGTAACTCCGTGACTTTCATGCATTAAGAAAAAGCAccagaaaacatgttttttttccctacccaACTTAATCTTCACGTAGAGTACACTTTATATTCTTAAGTGACTCATGAAGGATAGGATGTCTGTAGACAGGggggttttgcttgttttcttctttgtttttaatcacGCAGCTCAGGGGAGCTGTTAATGTTTAACAGGAACTAAGAAGCCTGCTAGAGTTAGAGCATTGTATTCCACATGCTGTATTGAGGGATGTGGATTGTGAGTGTGAgccatgtccccctgtcccccttaGGTGCCCGTGTTACCATCACAGACAGGGCGGCAGCGCTGGAGTTCCTGGAGTCAAATGTGCAGGCGAACTTACCCCCTGAACTACGTCCCAGAGCAGTGGTGAAGGAGCTGACGTGGGGAAAAGACCTGGATAACTTCTCTCCAGGAGCATTTGACTTAATCCTGGGTGCAGACATCGTTTATCTGGAAGAAACATTTGCAGAACTGCTTCAGACGCTGGAGCACCTGTGCTCAGAGCGAACGGTGATTCTCCTTTCCTGCCGTATCCGCTATGAGCGGGACCTCAAGTTCTTGAAGATGCTGAGAGAGCGTTTTTCTGTGTCTGAGGTGCACTATGATTCCAGTAAGGATGTTCATATCTACAAAGCACAGAGGGGTAGTCATAAGGATGACTTTTGATTCTCTGCTTTGTTAATAAGCCACTGATGCTGTTCAATTCTCCCCTTTGTTTCTACTCAATACAGTTGTTCCTAAGCATGAAGTTGCAGTTGTGTTATTTCACTGGCTTCTTGTTCTGATGGTCTTGTCTGATCACTGGGTCTGATAGAGCAAGGATTGTACTTCTGTTCTGCATATTGAACCTCTGCTTCATATCTGAATAGAGTCATATAGGGTGTTTCACTGTCTTTTTatcaaatgtaatttttgaaaCTGATTCAAGTTGCAGAAATCTCCAGCATCAAAATTGTTCTATCAAAAGGTCTGTTGTCTGAAATCAAACCATATTTAACTTCAGGGGAAACTTGGTTTTTCCCTTTATCGCTTCCTTAACTCTAGAAAAGTAGGAGAGTGgatgaaataaaaactaatgCTCCAGCTGTAAATTATTTAACTCCTCAGGACTTCTGCATCTTAGAAGCTGTGGTAAAAGAAACCacttaaaaggcaaaaagaacCAAAGGCAGATGCTATGAAGTTGTTCtgttgctgtcactgctgcGTTGAGGAGGCACAGtgaaacaaagaacaaaatctGGAGGGGCACTGGGAACAGGGATTGCCAAGTAAGCCAGCTTAGAAATCACTGTTATTTTTACCTGATTTGCAAGTGAGTGGGCTACATCTGCAGTACTGAAGCGGTTGTGGTTTCTGAGTTGTCCCTAACAAGCCTGCCTCACACAGATCAAGGCTCCTTGGAGGAGATACACATGCACATGTGCTGCTGGGAAAGTGCAACAAGGAAACTCAAGCTGTTCTTAAAATACCAAATCAGCCCTTGACTCTCAAAGTACCACTAGATAATGTTCTACTTTGTGCCTTTGTTTGTGCTCCCTCTGTCTCTGAGAGCTGTTATTTAGGACAGGAGGGTGCTCTGTAAAGTCTTTGCAGCAGGGGAAGTACTTACTCTTGCATTACTTGGGCCCTTGGGGCAGCGTCTAGGTTTCAGTGTGCTTTCAGTGCACACTGGTAGTTAAGACACTACTCTAAGTAATAGATTTCCTACCTTGAGCTTGTAAAACACATCTGTGTGTTTATCTCACAAGATCTTGGAGTCCAGCTCACACCAGCAGCAGACTTCCTTCTCTTTCTAGTGGTGGAAGAACGAACCTGATGAAAACAATGGGCTAGCAGAAGACAGCTACACCTCTAAACACAGGAATTTCtttactctctttttttttttttttgtgtggatgCGGAACTTTTTTTTGCTATAAACTTAAACTCAAAAAGCCTCAGGTCAGGTTCAGACTATAAGCATGTGCATGTATTTGGCACTGGCAACTGCAAACGGTTTTGcagaacaaagcagcagctgctttggcCCATGCATATTTTGGAAGTTTTTGTCACTTTTGCTCCCATCATACTTCCTGGTCGGCGGTCCAGAAACGCTGTGCTGACTGTAATGTGGAAATGACATATTTATCATTAAGGTTTGTGCTTCCTCCCTGGCACATCTCTTGCATGTTTTCAGCGAAGTTCCTTGCTTGGTTTCGGATCCAGTCTGGGAGTTGCTGCTCTCTTGAAACACTTGCTGTATCAGTATCCTCAGAAGCCACATGGTGTCACTAAAACAGTGCTTAGGCAGCTGGCTGGGAATTCGCAGCCTGAAACTGGAGTTGGAGTCAGTTTGGGGCAAGGAAGACAGCCCCCTAATTGAAAACAGATCATGAGATAAGCTCTCATGCAGTGGTTGAAAAGAATTATGAGCTCTCCCCCTCTGTCTGGCTCTAGTTTTCAGAGTGTGGCTGTAAGTTCTcacctctcttcttccttttcctccccaagGTGTATCCTTGTCTCCAAACTCGTCTGGGATTAGGCATTAGGCTCATGTGTAGCTTAGGCTCCccttgggctggagctgggagaaagcAGAGTGCTGGTGCCTGGGCTCGTGAGTGCCCAAGGGAActtttctgtgggaaaagccTGGCAGTGCTCAGCCCTTGCAAGAGGCTGGAGCTTGTAGCACTGACAGCCATAGCAGCTTGCACTGTTGCCATAGCAGGAACATGCTAAAAAGTCTGCTTAAATAGCACAGAATAAAGCACAGAATAAAGGCTGGTGCAGCGACCTGCACACTTCTAAGAAGGGGGTTTTGCCCCAGGCCTTGCTTTTACGACAGAAAGAGTTTTgcacttttaaaacaaagcagtttAATTCCATCTCTTTCTAATTGTTAAGTTTTCAGTGTCAGATTTCCCATTGCTGCTGTTACAGCCCACAGCCATCCTTCCAGCGCAGGCATGTGTCAGTGGACACATGTCTGCTACAGGCTTGGCTTCCTTTGCCGTGCTGCTGTTACACAGCAGCTGCACGCACACCCAAGGGAGTGAGTATGTTTGAAGGCTGCGGTGATGCTACTGCCCATAAATAATTGTGGAGAAAAGCATGAGATGGCACAGGCAGCTCAGGTGAGTGCCTTGCCCCTGACCTGCAGAACTCTTAGTGGTTGCCCCCCAGCCCAACAAGTGGCACCCCCCCAAGGGGACACCTTCTCCTCTGACTGCTACTGGGGCACGTCCTGTTAGATTTAGGAGACCAGACCCAGTTAGGCCACAACCATGTGCATGTCAGTTGTGGTTGCATTTAAAGCTACAGTGTTTAGGAGCAGGCATGTGAGAATGTAGCTCAGCTGAAACCTGCAGTCCATCCCCCCTGGGCAGTGCTGACACCCACGTGCACCAGGCAGTGAGTGCTGCCTTCTGTTGTCCCAGGCTGGCTTCACAAGTGTTTTGTATTCCCATCACACTTAGCTTCAGGGAGAGGTCAGGATGAGTCAGGCCACAAGTGAATCACGCCAGGCGTGCAGGACAAGTAGCAGAGGTGTAACTGCTGGTGAGGGAGCAGCCTCTGCAGTGACACCTGCAAACTCGGGTGTCCCAACCCATGGGTCCCACGGGAGCTCCTGCTCTAGTATGAGATGATGCACGACAACAGTTCTTGCTAGCAATCTGGCAATTATACCAACACCCTGCCCGAGCACTTTCTGTCACCCTGTTCATCCCCGCACTAGAGAATCCCACTCCTTTGGGTGGTTCCATTGCACTGATCCTGTTTTGTAACAGGTGATCTGAGCTCATCTGTATAAGGATGTGTTTGGCATGCATCCCCGAGTAGTGGGGCAATGCACAAATAGTCTCCTGAGAAATTCACCTGCTCTAGGGAGTGGGTCCAAGCCACAGGGAAGTGACCAGGCAAGACACAACCACGCTGTGACACTGAGAAACCGTCTCTGAAACATGTGCAAGAGAACAAACTTTTGTGAAATGTAATTGCAGCCAAGGTAATGTTTGACTGATACTAAGATACATAGCTGACTACACAGGGATCTGTGCTACCCAGTTCTTTTCAGTGCAAAATTCAAGccaaactgcatttttatctCAGGGACTAACCCTGTTTGGGATTCTCTCTCATTACTGTAGGTTTTTCTGAGCAAGAACATGAATGGCATTATAAAAACCAGGAAATCCCAGCTGTAATGAGTTGACCTTACTGCTTCCCTTTGATTTCAATGGAGGTGTGTTTACCTCAGTGCTGAATTTATTCTCCTGGCTTCCATCCCAGTGTTTGGACCCAGACTTGCAGATTACATAATAGGGCTGTGATCCTTGCAGTGTTTGCTGCcttctgtttctgttctgttctgaaGACCAGTAGTACATGGTTTACAGGAATACTTAAAAGTGAGACATGAAGCATATTTAAACTGTGAAAGGCATAAGCCTTTCAAACATTATTAAACAACAGAACTGCCATCAGAATGGGTActggaaaacagatttaaaaatgtCAGGAGGAAGAGAAACTTTGTTTTTCAGGACTTAACCTCTAACTAATCTAATTcaattaagatttaaaaaagtCTTCTCTTTGGGGAGAATACTTTATGAATACTCAGGGCAGGGCACAGATTGAGATGATACCACAGACTGCTCAAAATATGCCTTTTCCCATATTCTTCCAGCTACCATTTGCCACTAAATTAAATTAGTGTAAATGGAACACCCTGCTCAAAAAAGAGACTTTGTagttttttaaagcatgtttaTGTGACTGCACATAAATGTTTGTGTAAAAAGGGAGTATGACAGTTTATACCACAAAGGTTACAGTAAGAAAAAGCACTTCTTTATGACAATAATTCACAAATTCACAAGAATCACTTTAATATACAAAGCAATTACTACCATTCTGAAACACAAAGTAGCTAATATGTACATAGTGTTAATAAAATGCATTATAACccagtacaatttttttttaaacacagataaagcacaaaaaaaacaaaaaaaaacaaacaaaaaaaaaagaacacaagagGGATGTTTCTATATTTTTGGGGAGATGTAAAAAAGCCTTTATTTTCCCCCAATGATGGATTTTCATTTAGTCTTTTAACTTCCACAAGTATGTGGGAGTCAAGCTCAAATAGCCTATTCTGTGCTGACATGGTTTGGGTAAAGAATCAGAAATGCAGATGAGGTGAACATACTCTTCCCAGCTTACACTACAAAGGGAGAATAATAACCCTCGCTCTGGAAGCTTCCCTGAAAAACATTGtttcaaaacaatttcaaaTTATAAATCCAGAGTGGAAACAACTAATTTCTGAAGTGAATGACCAATCTGTGGAAAAAAGTCTGCGGAGGGGCTGGCTGCCAACTAGCACCTCTTCTTGTCCTGTTCCCATCCCAAGAAGTCCATTATAAGCAGCACAGTTTCAAATCTCATATAAACTTGAAGTTGTAGAAcgttttaaaattaatgttttaatataaataaatgtaattaaacacacaaaaaatggaGTGGCACCTGGATAAAACACATCTTGTGGAGAGCACCCAAACATCCTTAGATCTTAAGAGTGGCCATTTCTACATAAGCAACTGGCTCAAGGTCTGCCATCCCCATGCTCTCACTCAGCTACCCCCTAATTTAGAGGAATATGCAGCTGAGGCTGAGTGAACTGCTCGAGTCCTGAGTGCCGTGAATGCTCAGCTTATGGAGTGTGCCAGCCATGGGTCATTCCAGCCTGTCCCTGGCCCTTCcctgccagcacacagctcctgaGGACAGCTgactgctcctgcctctcccacaGAAAGCGAGCCCTGAACTCAGTACAGAGCAAGTCACAAACCTGCACTTGCAGTGCCAGAAAACAAACAGGTCACTTCAATTTGTGCTATGCCAACTAGCCCAAGCACATCTCTCTGCAGGCCACagcttaaatacattttaaaaacacattccaAGGCAAAACACTTGAAATGCAAACCCTCTTTACACCACCTGGATCTGGTCCCTTTTCCCAAAGATTCACACACTTAAGTCTATCTATCCACAGACCTGAACCTGTCACAAGCACACAGAAGGTGGATTTCAGCACCCTCTCTTCACCAGTCTGGCTCCTTCCAGACCAACTGAGCTTCAGGATACATTCAGGCTTTTGTAAAATCAGTGTCTTTTACAGCTAGCAAATTACACAGCTCAGAAAAACAAGTTCCCAGTTGATGACAGAGAACCATCAATGTACTGTATGCTTTTTAAAACCTGCTCACAACGACAGACTTCAGGGTTATAGTTAAATTATCATCATTCCTGCAAAAGAAAGGTGGTTgtgctgtgcttttcttttcaagcaAGGTGATACATTGTCAATGTACCTTTACTTCCTGGTGTCAAATTATTGGAAAgccttttgatttattttcttggaaTGCAGCTTGTAAAATCCGCAGACAAATCTTGAattaagaaaagggggggaatAAAGTGGCTGAAAAATAGTTCAGCTTTCCTTCCAAATTAACCTCTCTTTCCCACATGGGATCACTGAACTAGTTCTactctaaaaataatttcacatcCATCCTCTACATATTGCTCCAAGACACCACACACTTGATTCTTGCGCCTTCAGCTCTCCTGCCCTTCTGAAGCAATGCCTGCTGGGCACCAGGTGCTGATCTGCAAGTTCAATTAGCCAAGGAGTCAACTGCTGTGGAGGAGTGAATtgtgtgcaggcagcaggatcACAACAATTATGCCAGAAATCTTCTCAAGCAAACCAAAtttaccttaatttttttttctctgtgttttgtttcttgtttttttttttctttaaaagtgcACATTTTAATTAGACATTTACAAAGAACATAgtgtaacaaaaataaatacatgacCTTTTGGTTGGATCATTGGCAAATATTACATCACTAACCAGGCTCCAgggtaaaaaaattacaataaaaacaAGGTCTTAGAAAATCAATTAAATTCTCTATGAACTGTCATAGATTTGCAACCACTGATATTGAACTTGCTTTGATGGGTGGACTACTTGTctttaaaccacaaaaaatacTGACTGCCATAaatgaaaaaaccaaaaaaaaaaaaaaaaaagcaggtgcCAGTTTTCACTAACAGATGACTACTTGCTGCTGCAGTTTACTGGAAGCccagatttaaaaaaagcaaCCTGTGGTACAAATTTAGGTCAGAAACTATCAGGGCTGTTTTtccttattaatttttttttttcctgagcctCTTAATGATTCCAAACACCCCACCAATTTTCTGACCAATGTACAAGTACCAGAGAAGACAGTGATCTCCAATGCAAATGCCAACTCCAGGCTAGCCAGAACTACAGGTGTCTGAGCAGTCCTGATGAGCACAACAGGCTAAAATTGTGCTTTCGGATACAAACAACGGTGCCGGCAACTACCCAGTGCTGGTGAAATTGCTGCCTAAGAGAATGCATCACCACTACcccaggaggaaaacagaagtcTTACCAGTGGTTCCTTTAGAAAATAACACCTTAACAacctttccaaatattttgcttttgatatatagctgccaaagagaaaaagcacagaagtgAATTACTCTGGGTGGTGGTGGTTGTAAAACAATTGTTTACATAATTTCAAAAATCTTCatcaataaaaaacaaacttcacaaaagccacaaaagatgaaataaaattcttgAAAATGGATAACTGAGAGACAGCACAAAACAAATCAGTAATTAAGAGCTAGAATAATGCAGCCCAGAGCTACTGGGGTGAGGGGAAGCTttcacacacacccacacacacccacacacacatccacacacacagaaaagtaaaaattctttttctgacCTCCATATACTATAATACTCAGCATTCCTGACTTAAAAGCTCTCAGAGCTGTAGATTATAtactgtgtgtatatatatatatgtacatatattaTA
The Vidua macroura isolate BioBank_ID:100142 chromosome 7, ASM2450914v1, whole genome shotgun sequence DNA segment above includes these coding regions:
- the METTL21A gene encoding protein N-lysine methyltransferase METTL21A, with the translated sequence MALVPYEEGGGWTARQLHSPSATFHFASRTIRLQQDWRRLGVAAVVWDAAVVLCAYLEMEGIDLRDRSVIELGAGTGLLGIVVTLLGARVTITDRAAALEFLESNVQANLPPELRPRAVVKELTWGKDLDNFSPGAFDLILGADIVYLEETFAELLQTLEHLCSERTVILLSCRIRYERDLKFLKMLRERFSVSEVHYDSSKDVHIYKAQRGSHKDDF